One window of the Triticum dicoccoides isolate Atlit2015 ecotype Zavitan chromosome 3B, WEW_v2.0, whole genome shotgun sequence genome contains the following:
- the LOC119281083 gene encoding jacalin-related lectin 19-like, which translates to MGPCGGGGGDVWEMDLRGVNRIVKVVLWHSGAVDAILVLYERDGREEQTKHWEKLEGHRSEICLEPGEYLVGVKGNLGNFGGCFLLGTLTFISNLRTFGPYGTREGPPFDLPAAGGKIVGFHGRSGASSMLWALT; encoded by the exons ATGGGcccctgcggcggcggcggcggagacgtcTGGGAGATGGACTTGCGGGGTGTTAACCGTATCGTCAAGGTGGTTCTCTGGCACTCCGGCGCGGTCGACGCCATCTTGGTGTTATACGAGCGGGATGGCCGGGAGGAGCAGACCAAGCACTGGGAAAAGCTCGAAGGACATCGTTCAGAG ATCTGCCTGGAGCCGGGTGAATACCTCGTCGGCGTCAAAGGGAACCTGGGCAATTTCGGTGGTTGTTTCCTCTTGGGAACGCTTACTTTCATCAGCAACCTGCGCACCTTTGGGCCATATGGAACGAGGGAAGGTCCGCCATTCGACCTTCCAGCAGCTGGCGGCAAGATTGTTGGCTTCCATGGCCGCTCCGGGGCCTCCTCGATGCTCTGGGCACTTACGTAA